In Dermacentor albipictus isolate Rhodes 1998 colony chromosome 6, USDA_Dalb.pri_finalv2, whole genome shotgun sequence, the following proteins share a genomic window:
- the LOC135908336 gene encoding sortilin-related receptor-like — MATSPNSKSLWLGSILAATFVPFLFLAPALPYSVAERADETTTCSEKQFRCITAGNCLPGKLQCDGMYDCQDGSDEQDCNSSRTSFDEGLRCENGGRFIRAAWRCDGQQDCADGSDERNCTDSPKCPETEFACRNESRCISSTWRCDGHPDCLDSSDEDGAMCNERFTCPPDNFLCKSLGSFVCVPTRKRCNGDIDCDGAVDEKNCTRPKPSCSENEFTCVDLHQCIPAALSCDGKPDCEDRSDEDWVGCVSDTPCPSGQFACRRTYGGSVTCLPGTSVCDGQTQCVDGSDEVGCEDRLCDVGEYSCPGGRCIPLQWTCNDKEDCPNGADEFVGLCLVYRSICPTAGQFPCYSHNDSFICIGDEQRCNGHVDCSDARDERRRCAKWASHCRGNFFRCDNGRCVLKHWRCDGDDDCFDGSDERDCAGAQERSENCSIAGISCFSGCGLLLSQPLV; from the coding sequence ATGGCCACCTCACCGAACAGCAAGTCTCTGTGGCTGGGGTCTATTTTGGCTGCAACGTTCGTACCCTTCTTGTTTCTGGCCCCTGCGTTGCCATACTCAGTGGCCGAGAGGGCGGACGAAACCACCACGTGTTCCGAGAAGCAGTTCAGGTGCATAACTGCTGGGAACTGCCTGCCCGGAAAACTTCAATGCGACGGAATGTATGATTGCCAAGACGGATCTGACGAGCAGGACTGCAACTCAAGCAGGACGTCTTTCGATGAAGGACTCCGTTGCGAAAATGGCGGTCGTTTCATCCGGGCAGCTTGGAGGTGCGACGGCCAACAAGACTGCGCAGACGGCTCGGACGAAAGGAACTGTACCGATTCGCCTAAATGCCCGGAAACCGAGTTCGCCTGCAGGAACGAGAGCCGctgcatttcgtcgacttggcgATGCGACGGCCACCCCGACTGCCTTGACAGTTCCGACGAGGATGGTGCCATGTGCAACGAACGTTTTACCTGCCCTCCCGACAACTTTCTTTGCAAGTCTCTCGGTTCCTTTGTCTGCGTCCCCACACGGAAGCGATGCAACGGTGACATTGACTGTGACGGCGCCGTAGACGAGAAGAACTGCACTAGACCCAAACCATCATGCTCAGAGAACGAGTTTACGTGCGTCGACTTACATCAGTGCATACCTGCAGCGCTGAGCTGTGACGGTAAACCGGACTGCGAAGACCGTTCGGACGAAGACTGGGTGGGCTGTGTGAGTGATACGCCTTGCCCGTCGGGCCAGTTCGCATGTAGACGCACTTACGGGGGCTCAGTTACGTGCCTGCCTGGGACGTCCGTTTGCGACGGGCAAACGCAGTGCGTCGACGGCTCCGACGAAGTAGGTTGCGAAGACCGCCTCTGCGACGTGGGAGAGTACAGCTGCCCGGGAGGGCGCTGCATTCCGCTACAGTGGACGTGCAACGACAAAGAGGACTGCCCAAACGGAGCGGACGAATTCGTGGGATTGTGCCTCGTGTATAGGTCGATTTGCCCTACGGCGGGCCAGTTTCCCTGCTATTCGCACAACGACAGCTTCATCTGCATAGGCGACGAGCAACGGTGCAACGGGCACGTAGACTGCTCGGACGCCAGGGACGAGAGGCGGCGCTGCGCCAAGTGGGCCTCCCATTGTCGAGGAAACTTCTTCCGGTGCGATAACGGCAGGTGCGTACTGAAGCACTGGAGatgcgacggcgacgacgactgCTTCGACGGAAGCGACGAAAGAGACTGTGCCGGTGCCCAGGAACGCTCCGAGAACTGCTCCATCGCCGGTATTTCGTGCTTCTCGGGTTGCGGACTGCTTCTCAGTCAACCTTTGGTGTGA